In Hermetia illucens chromosome 5, iHerIll2.2.curated.20191125, whole genome shotgun sequence, a single window of DNA contains:
- the LOC119657097 gene encoding uncharacterized protein LOC119657097 isoform X2 produces MTTFDHVINGELMQMERGRPRLKPHVVPSLNLDIDPTTLAKMQANKRSASGKGTVKKALKKEKISGDEQDETSVSSPSKPAQPNELIIQTNPTFVTSNVIIKSPTLSLPKEIVLDPNDFVEEEVISEFESLYDDVFEVTLPSTLWGVHREPKRNFIAFTCFDVQQMQNTKCVVLSSNGCLKIALNGRIISEQSFGHELNPDFMSNVLNQVEETRFCSNWNDSGSCELIVSNESDLCSSCS; encoded by the exons ATGACTACTTTCGATCACGTAATTAATGGGGAACTAATGCAGATGGAACGGGGACGACCTCGTCTCAAGCCTCACGTCGTGCCCTCATTGAATTTAGATATTGACCCAACGACTCTGGCAAAG ATGCAGGCAAACAAGAGATCAGCTTCGGGAAAGGGTACTGTGAAGAAAGCTCTTAAAAAA GAGAAAATCTCAGGCGACGAACAAGATGAAACTAGCGTCTCATCGCCGTCGAAGCCTGCGCAACCCAACGAGCTTATAATTCAAACGAATCCCACATTCGTGACGAGCAACGTAATCATCAAATCTCCCACGCTAAGTCTCCCAAAGGAAATCGTCCTGGACCCCAATGACTTCGTAGAAGAAGAAGTGATCAGTGAGTTCGAATCCTTATACGACGACGTATTCGAAGTAACGCTGCCAAGCACGCTCTGGGGCGTACATCGAGAGCCTAAACGCAACTTCATCGCCTTCACATGCTTCGACGTCCAGCAAATGCAGAACACGAAGTGCGTCGTGCTGAGCAGCAACGGCTGCCTGAAAATTGCACTGAATGGGCGAATTATTAGCGAGCAATCATTCGGTCACGAGCTCAATCCAGATTTCATGTCGAATGTGTTGAACCAAGTGGAGGAGACGCGCTTCTGCTCAAACTGGAACGACTCGGGGTCGTGCGAGTTGATAGTGAGCAACGAATCGGATCTATGTTCGTCGTGCTCCTAA
- the LOC119657097 gene encoding uncharacterized protein LOC119657097 isoform X1, with the protein MPPSQFKTSNSRNFKSELYSYSLLAVAVPSISTRFYYTKMRNCFVPKCDNFCKNNPRRMMFMAPKDENLFNLWKEILPKTREFKKIDKVCERHFSKDDIMTTFDHVINGELMQMERGRPRLKPHVVPSLNLDIDPTTLAKMQANKRSASGKGTVKKALKKEKISGDEQDETSVSSPSKPAQPNELIIQTNPTFVTSNVIIKSPTLSLPKEIVLDPNDFVEEEVISEFESLYDDVFEVTLPSTLWGVHREPKRNFIAFTCFDVQQMQNTKCVVLSSNGCLKIALNGRIISEQSFGHELNPDFMSNVLNQVEETRFCSNWNDSGSCELIVSNESDLCSSCS; encoded by the exons ATGCCACCATCACAGTTCAAGACGTCAAATTCCCGAAACTTCAAGTCCGAGTTGTATTCATATTCCTTGCTTGCCGTCGCCGTTCCTTCCATCTCAACCCGTTTTTATTACACAAAAATGAGAAATTGTTTTGTGCCGAAATGCGATAACTTTTGTAAAAATAATCCTCGTCGAATGATGTTTATGGCGCCAAAG GATGAGAACCTTTTCAACTTATGGAAGGAAATTCTGCCGAAAACTCGTGAGTTCAAGAAGATCGACAAAGTATGCGAGCGGCATTTCTCGAAGGACGACATTATGACTACTTTCGATCACGTAATTAATGGGGAACTAATGCAGATGGAACGGGGACGACCTCGTCTCAAGCCTCACGTCGTGCCCTCATTGAATTTAGATATTGACCCAACGACTCTGGCAAAG ATGCAGGCAAACAAGAGATCAGCTTCGGGAAAGGGTACTGTGAAGAAAGCTCTTAAAAAA GAGAAAATCTCAGGCGACGAACAAGATGAAACTAGCGTCTCATCGCCGTCGAAGCCTGCGCAACCCAACGAGCTTATAATTCAAACGAATCCCACATTCGTGACGAGCAACGTAATCATCAAATCTCCCACGCTAAGTCTCCCAAAGGAAATCGTCCTGGACCCCAATGACTTCGTAGAAGAAGAAGTGATCAGTGAGTTCGAATCCTTATACGACGACGTATTCGAAGTAACGCTGCCAAGCACGCTCTGGGGCGTACATCGAGAGCCTAAACGCAACTTCATCGCCTTCACATGCTTCGACGTCCAGCAAATGCAGAACACGAAGTGCGTCGTGCTGAGCAGCAACGGCTGCCTGAAAATTGCACTGAATGGGCGAATTATTAGCGAGCAATCATTCGGTCACGAGCTCAATCCAGATTTCATGTCGAATGTGTTGAACCAAGTGGAGGAGACGCGCTTCTGCTCAAACTGGAACGACTCGGGGTCGTGCGAGTTGATAGTGAGCAACGAATCGGATCTATGTTCGTCGTGCTCCTAA
- the LOC119657306 gene encoding mpv17-like protein — MSSISLKLTNLRAFLSKRPLVKGMVAYTVLWPTSSLVQQTIEGKTWNTYDWKRCFRFAVFGGLFVAPTLYGWVRFTSVMWPRTNLKTAISKALVDQVSYGPFAISSFYVGMSLLELKSFDESIQECKNKFFPTWKVAALVWPVLQTINFSLIPEGNRVVFVSICSVLWTTFLAYMKRLDKLKQEQ; from the exons ATGTCTTCTATTTCCCTTAAACTAACAAATTTACGAGCGTTTCTCTCCAAGAGACCTTTAGTGAAAGGTATGGTAGCCTACACTGTCCTATGGCCGACAAGTAGTCTCGTGCAGCAGACTATCGAGGGGAAAACGTGGA ATACATATGACTGGAAAAGATGTTTTCGATTTGCGGTGTTTGGTGGACTCTTTGTGGCTCCCACACTTTACGGGTGGGTTCGTTTCACATCAGTCATGTGGCCCAGAACGAATTTAAAAACGGCAATCTCAAAA GCCCTAGTTGATCAGGTCTCTTATGGTCCCTTCGCTATTAGTTCATTTTATGTTGGGATGAGTCTGTTGGAACTAAAATCATTTGACGAGAGTATTCAAGaatgcaaaaacaaatttttccctACATGGAAG GTGGCGGCTCTAGTTTGGCCGGTTCTTCAAACTATCAATTTCTCCCTTATCCCAGAAGGAAATCGGGTAGTTTTTGTAAGCATTTGTAGTGTATTATGGACAACATTCCTAGCATATATGAAACGACTTGACAAATTAAAACAGGAACAATAG